A window of the Deltaproteobacteria bacterium genome harbors these coding sequences:
- a CDS encoding type II toxin-antitoxin system VapC family toxin: MKRQIVVDSSVVVKWFDQKEPSASNAIRILEEFIEGKFEIIIPDLLFYEVGNVFLKKWPGESYKMKKGLQKLWRLPWLLMPLRDSLLSRTLEIADQCRITFYDSLFLVVAEYSGVELVTADEKFLKKVGNFSFAKSLERF; this comes from the coding sequence TTGAAGCGGCAAATCGTCGTTGATTCTTCCGTCGTCGTAAAGTGGTTTGATCAAAAGGAGCCCTCTGCTTCCAACGCGATACGCATTTTAGAGGAGTTTATTGAAGGCAAATTTGAGATCATCATCCCAGACCTTCTCTTCTATGAAGTGGGCAATGTCTTCCTGAAAAAATGGCCGGGCGAATCCTATAAAATGAAAAAGGGCCTCCAAAAACTTTGGCGTCTCCCCTGGCTCCTGATGCCACTTCGCGACTCTCTTCTGAGTCGTACATTAGAAATTGCGGATCAGTGTAGAATTACCTTCTATGATAGTCTATTTCTTGTTGTCGCCGAATATTCAGGCGTTGAGTTGGTCACTGCCGATGAAAAATTTCTCAAGAAGGTCGGGAATTTTTCGTTCGCAAAATCGCTTGAAAGATTCTGA
- a CDS encoding amidohydrolase family protein: MLPPIFRSDTLGFVLKLLSAQYLLPISEGPIPEGAVVIAEGKIVEIGPLSKIREKYPDAPSEEFNNTVLMPGLVNTDTHLELLSLEDDGREPNFIDWFFARLEHKQRLTPTERRANLSEGVRHLLQCGTTTVGDVGDYTGALSHLDDFPIRMTLFPEILTSAEADVQDRYQASLALVEEIIGKQSPRLTAGIAPYSAYTVSKNLLKVIGQQATQIPIKIHASESFAEMQFFFESTGEIAERLFPRLGWTNSLPPPHRKTPIQFLDSIHLLSNRSLLVGCLHLAEGDLQTLVKRQTPVVLTPRAQKYLKLGESPIGKLKKAKIKIGLGTNGLGPKQSLSLWEEMRLLAEDLKPEEILQIATLGGATVLGQEKEIGSMELGKRADLIAVKISPKTSRKDLIPHLIDRTTEREIASVFIDGEKVRI, translated from the coding sequence ATGTTGCCCCCGATCTTCAGGTCTGATACGCTCGGTTTTGTCTTGAAACTCCTTTCTGCCCAGTATCTCCTCCCGATCTCCGAGGGACCAATCCCTGAGGGGGCGGTGGTTATCGCCGAGGGGAAGATCGTTGAGATCGGTCCTCTTTCAAAAATTCGAGAAAAATACCCAGACGCACCGTCTGAAGAGTTCAACAACACTGTCCTGATGCCGGGACTTGTGAACACCGATACCCATCTCGAACTCCTCTCACTGGAGGACGACGGACGCGAGCCGAATTTTATCGACTGGTTTTTTGCGCGATTGGAACACAAACAACGACTCACGCCGACAGAGAGACGGGCAAACTTAAGCGAAGGGGTTCGCCATCTCTTACAGTGCGGAACCACCACCGTCGGTGATGTCGGTGACTACACCGGCGCCCTCTCACACTTGGACGACTTCCCGATCCGGATGACGCTCTTCCCGGAGATCCTGACTTCGGCAGAGGCTGACGTGCAGGATCGGTATCAGGCCTCACTCGCACTGGTCGAAGAGATCATCGGAAAACAATCCCCTCGCCTCACCGCTGGCATCGCCCCCTACTCCGCCTATACAGTCTCAAAAAATCTGCTGAAGGTAATCGGCCAGCAGGCGACCCAAATTCCAATCAAGATCCATGCGTCAGAATCATTCGCGGAAATGCAGTTTTTCTTTGAGTCAACCGGAGAGATTGCCGAGCGACTCTTCCCGAGGCTTGGATGGACGAACTCTCTCCCCCCTCCGCATCGCAAGACACCGATTCAGTTTCTCGACTCGATCCACCTGCTCTCAAACAGATCCCTGCTGGTCGGTTGTCTCCATCTCGCCGAAGGGGATCTTCAAACCCTTGTCAAACGACAGACTCCTGTCGTCCTGACACCACGCGCACAAAAATATCTGAAGTTAGGCGAATCACCGATCGGAAAACTTAAAAAGGCCAAAATCAAGATCGGTCTTGGAACAAATGGTCTTGGCCCAAAACAGTCCCTCTCGCTCTGGGAGGAGATGCGCCTCCTGGCAGAAGACCTCAAACCTGAAGAGATCCTTCAGATCGCCACACTCGGCGGGGCGACCGTCCTCGGTCAGGAGAAGGAGATCGGCTCGATGGAGCTTGGGAAACGGGCCGATCTGATTGCCGTCAAAATTTCACCCAAAACTTCTAGAAAAGATCTCATTCCTCATCTTATTGACCGAACGACCGAGAGAGAGATAGCGTCGGTCTTCATCGATGGGGAAAAAGTTAGAATCTAA
- the smpB gene encoding SsrA-binding protein SmpB has protein sequence MGKKLESKSTGHKIVADNRKAGFRYFFLERYEAGIALTGSEVKSLRDGKANLGDSYVVHQGGNLVLINCHISPYAPASRMNHDPLRSRRLLLHAEEIEHLLGKMKERGLTLIPTKIYFKKGRAKCEIALAKGKKFHDQREELRKKAHVREIERAIKGGKS, from the coding sequence ATGGGGAAAAAGTTAGAATCTAAATCGACCGGCCACAAGATCGTCGCGGATAATCGTAAGGCGGGCTTCCGCTATTTCTTCCTCGAAAGATATGAGGCGGGGATTGCCCTCACCGGTAGTGAGGTCAAATCGCTGCGGGACGGCAAGGCGAATCTCGGAGATAGTTATGTGGTCCACCAAGGGGGGAATCTGGTTCTGATCAATTGCCATATCTCCCCGTATGCACCGGCCAGCAGGATGAATCACGACCCCTTGCGCTCCCGCCGACTCCTGCTTCATGCCGAGGAGATCGAACACCTCTTGGGAAAGATGAAAGAGAGGGGGCTCACGCTGATCCCGACGAAAATCTATTTTAAAAAAGGGCGCGCCAAATGCGAGATCGCGCTCGCGAAGGGGAAGAAGTTCCACGATCAACGTGAAGAACTTCGAAAGAAGGCGCATGTGAGGGAAATCGAGCGGGCGATCAAGGGTGGGAAGAGCTGA